TTTCGGGCGcccaccgaccgtccctataGCAAGTgtcaaagggcttggtggttggtacccgaggtcccaagttcgaatcctagttgatttacatttcaagctaagtttatttctaaatgaaataaacgaagcgggtagcgtgctaccctatctctctcaaaagaaaaagtttcgggcgcccaaaagaTCTTTTGGAGGGTCGGGAAGTTGATTAACTTCTGAACTCATTGGTTTGGGCATCTGAAAgaggttttgggcgcccgaaagttgTTCCGGGTGCTCAAATCactagaatttgaatttgaatttgaatcagcGGTTGCATGTTTTGGTTCTCTGTGATCAGAATCAGAATCACGAGTTCGGTGGTTTCGAACACCCAAAAgttgtttcgggcgcccgaactTTAAATACTTTATAGGGCTATTTTCACAATCTACCATCTTATCTATGTTCATGAACTAACAACTACCACTTCATGTCAGTTGCcggtatatatatgaaaacaagTGCACAAATTGTTCCAAGCCAAAGTTGTTTAATTAAATTCTCTGATTTGGTATCAAAAAGTGAAACACTCTTTTGTATACATATATGATCAAATAGATATCTCGGTCTTAGAAATGAGGATACCATCACTATCTGCATACAGCCACTCTCCATCCTGAATAACCGCGCCGCCGACGTTCACCGAAACATGCTTCTCGCCGAGGCCCTTCTTGTTGGACTTCAAGGGGTGCGACCCGAGTGCTCGAACGCCGACGTCGCAGCCATTGATCTCGTCGACGTCTCGAATGCAGCCGTTCACGAGGATCCCGGCCCACCCCATGTTCTGAGCCAGCTGCCCCAGGTTGCCGCCGACGAGGGCGCACCGCATGCTCCCGCCGCCGTCGATCACCAGCACTCTCCCGTCCCCGGGTGACTCGAGTAGCTCGCGCACCAGAACGTTGTCCTCGAACACTCTGAGAGTGACTATCGGGCCGCAGAAGGCCCGGCACTGGCCGAACATCTGGAAGACCGGCTGCAGGACGCGCAGCTCGCCTTTCGCGATCAGGGCAGGGTTCGCGTCGCAGAGTTCGGCGGTCGCCAGAGAAGCCATCTGGAAGAGAGAGAATTGTAAGACCGACTAGCTAGACATATATAGCTCGAAAGACTGTTGTTATTCGGATGTTGCTAGAACTAATTTGTTGCTGATCTGTTTAACATCTGGCAAAATCAGTCAAGGTTTTCATCGGTGAGACAACTAGACATGACTCGAAAAACTATACAAACTGTGTTGTTTCGAATTCTGTCAAGCACGGACCGTTATTCGAATGTCTGAATCAATTCGTTGCTGTTCTGTTTAAAATCTGACACGATATATCAGTCAAGGTTTCCATCGATGACGAAAGACGACATTTTAGTACAGTACATATTATTTCAGAAAGGGTAGAGATTCAATGGAGTAATCAAGATTAACattatataaatacaaataacagaaagaagaataaatgaaaataaaacatgCTGTCACTGCAGATATGAAAGGCGATGCGAAGCTGTTCTAAGTTAAAgccaacaaaaaagaaaaaaaaaaaacaagaataaaattagtaattttccaaaattttatcgACCTGACGTTGACGCACTCGATAAGTTTCAAGCCAATGCGAAAAGCAGACAATAGCGGAAGTCGATCGCCAGGAAAGCTGTAAAGGGCGACTGGCAGCGGGTAGATCAATCAATCTACTTTCACAATTCTTGAGAAATTAAACTTTGACAGAAGAATCAAGTTGAGTGAGAGTTGTCTGAAATTAAGTTAGAGAATTTCAGACTTAAATCTGCCAAGATCCAAATAATAGTGTATGACTGCAGTAAGTTAGTGAAATTAAACTGGTAAAAATGATCGATCGAcagaaaaagtaattttcgtCCTACTGAACAGCAAGAAGAATAGCATACCGGAAAAATGGCAGCATGAAATGTTAGCAGGGCCAGCCAGAAACAGATTAAGACACTGCGATGTCTCGACTCGTAGGCAAGAATATATTGTATACTCTTTATGTCTGACAGTGTCAGATATCAACAgatccttcttttctttccgaTGATCAACTAATCGGAAATACCAAATCCTAGATTTCGCCAACAAATTCGTAGTGTGCCGAAGCTCAAGAAACTAGCTGAAGTAGTACTCGATTCGTAGTTTTAAGAGTAAGACATAATAAACACTTGGAAGCTATATACACAGGCATCAAACTGTACATCATACTGATCGTAACATAGCCGATTTTAGTTGGAAATTTTGTAAGCGTTACGACGAGCGCACAAACAGAAACGAAAAACGGCGAACGCGAAGTAAACAAACCACAAACAAAAAATAGAATGAACAGACAAATTTACGTGAAAAAATCCTTTGCACAGAAAAACCACCATTATGCaaaaaagggaatacaatgttcagAAGATTACTATACGCTTCATCGCGCTTAGGGCAAAAGAAGAGAAGACAAATTCTTAATGGATTCTTCTAAACGGGTAAGATCACgacagacatccattttttcttcacaatttattttccaaaaacATTTGTTGCACCGCGAAATTGTCGACGAATCGGGAGCCCAAAATCAAAGTCGATAACCAAATTTTGAGGCACCTTTAACGGTAAGTAAGTTTTATACAATGATAGATGAAATTATACCATAAAAAAGTTGTAGAGTTTCAGATAGTCAGCAAAGCCAAATAAATAAACaccccttcaaaaaaaaaaaaagaaaaaaagtgtgGACTAGCGTAAATGGAGTATTGTCTGTAACTACATATAAAAGACTCCTAATTCTGCTCTGCCAACCCCCTTTTTAAACTACCAACATCTTAATTTCTTTATCTTTCTATGAATCCaacattgaaaaataaatttctatatatgtaacttaaattttttggagaacaacgattgtttcatataatttaatgcaGTATATCGCGATTATTTGGGACATGAGGCTCATTTCTagttgttgaaaaaaaaaaaaagaattatagaaGTTTTcagagcatttaaaattcacAACCTTTCAAACATTTATTATGcctctaaataaaataaaccatcaatttaatgaacaaaaaaaaacaaacaaacaaacaaaatgaGCAAATTTCAGAGGAAAAAGGGAACCATTTTGAGACATACCCAGAACTGGGGGATTTGATGGGTCTGCTTCTTGAGAATTTCTCCACCTGCAGGTTGAAAATTCCTGCACCCTTGAATCTTGATGTGGTGTGGTGTTGGTGTGGTGTGGTTGGTTTCTGTGCCCAGAATAGCAGAGAGAGGgggttttggtggagctttCTGAAACTGCTTCTTGTGGCAGCTTGTTACAAAAAGCACTTTTGAGGCAGAGAAAAGAGATCTAAGCCAAAGAAGGATTAATTTCACATTTATCCCCAAACTTtactttatttgatttttagtcccCTGcccttttccccctttttttgggCAATGGGGGTCtataatctttattatttatttcgatCGACGAAAATTATTATCATGTTACAAATTTTGACATTGATGTGATAAATCTTAGTCgttatgttaaatttaataaaaattttaacaataaaatttaatagtattaaaaaaatggcGCATCGTAATAAAAATATCTGAtacaatatgaaaaataattaggCCATTGGCCAAaataaaagaagataaaaaaatgtatggagaaccCCCTCAACTGTAGACTGGCTTGAATCGGCCGgttaacttttattttactttctaATATGTTGGAATCAAATGATTTTGGTCGAAAccagatattttttttaaaaaaaatcattgctaattttaccaaatttaataatGTTAATCACTTTTTAATGGATAAA
This window of the Ananas comosus cultivar F153 linkage group 19, ASM154086v1, whole genome shotgun sequence genome carries:
- the LOC109724632 gene encoding putative 4-hydroxy-4-methyl-2-oxoglutarate aldolase 3 encodes the protein MASLATAELCDANPALIAKGELRVLQPVFQMFGQCRAFCGPIVTLRVFEDNVLVRELLESPGDGRVLVIDGGGSMRCALVGGNLGQLAQNMGWAGILVNGCIRDVDEINGCDVGVRALGSHPLKSNKKGLGEKHVSVNVGGAVIQDGEWLYADSDGILISKTEISI